In Solanum stenotomum isolate F172 chromosome 6, ASM1918654v1, whole genome shotgun sequence, one DNA window encodes the following:
- the LOC125869417 gene encoding nicotinate-nucleotide pyrophosphorylase [carboxylating], chloroplastic, producing the protein MFRVLPFTTTVHPCAITAPRLVVKMSAMATKNAGRAMDSLVVKPPAHPTYDLKGVIQLALSEDAGDLGDVSCKATIPVDLESEAYFIAKEDGIVAGIALAEMIFAEVDSSLKVEWFIKDGDKVHKGLKFGKVQGKAHNIVIAERVVLNFMQRMSGIATLTKAMADAANPAYILETRKTAPGLRLVDKWAVLIGGGKNHRMGLFDMVMIKDNHISAAGGVSKALESVDQYLEQNKLQMGVEVETRTLAEVHEVLEYASQTKTSLTRIMLDNMVIPLSNGDVEVSMLKEAVDLIKGKFETEASGNVTLETVHAIGQTGVTYISSGALTHSVKALDISLKIDTELALEVGRRTKRA; encoded by the exons ATGTTCAGGGTTCTTCCCTTCACTACCACTGTGCACCCTTGTGCAATTACAGCTCCAAG GTTGGTTGTGAAAATGTCTGCAATGGCCACCAAGAATGCAGGGAGAGCAATGGATTCATTAGTAGTGAAGCCTCCAGCACACCCCACGTATGATTTAAAGGGTGTTATTCAACTTGCCCTCTCTGAAGATGCTGGGGATTTAG GAGATGTGTCTTGTAAGGCGACAATTCCTGTTGACTTGGAATCCGAAGCTTACTTTATAGCAAAGGAAGATGGGATTGTAGCAGGGATTGCACTTGCCGAGATGATATTCGCGGAAGTTGATTCTTCACTAAAG GTGGAGTGGTTTATAAAGGATGGTGATAAAGTTCATAAAGGCTTGAAATTTGGCAAAGTACAAG GAAAGGCTCACAACATTGTTATAGCTGAGAGGGTGGTTCTCAATTTTATGCAAAGAATGAGTGGAATAGCTACGCTAACTAAG GCAATGGCAGATGCTGCAAACCCCGCTTACATCTTGGAGACTAGGAAGACAGCACCAGGATTACGTTTGGTGGATAAATGGGCG GTATTGATCGGTGGGGGTAAGAACCACAGAATGGGCTTATTTGATATGGTAATGATAAAAGACAATCACATATCTGCTGCTGGAGGTGTCAGCAAAGCTCTAGAATCTGTGGATCAGTATTTGGAGCAAAATAAACTGCAAATGGGGGTTGAG GTTGAAACCAGGACGCTTGCAGAAGTACATGAGGTTCTAGAATATGCATCTCAAACGAAAACTTCATTGACTAGGATAATGCTGGACAATATGGTTATTCCATTATCTAACGGGGATGTTGAGGTATCCATGCTTAAGGAGGCTGTAGATTTGATCAAGGGGAAGTTTGAGACCGAG GCTTCAGGAAATGTTACCCTTGAAACAGTGCATGCAATTGGACAAACTGGTGTTACCTACATTTCGAG CGGTGCCTTAACGCATTCTGTGAAAGCACTTGACATTTCTCTGAAAATCGACACAGAGCTCGCCCTTGAAGTTGGACGACGTACAAAACGAGCATGA